One genomic segment of Sphaerodactylus townsendi isolate TG3544 linkage group LG07, MPM_Stown_v2.3, whole genome shotgun sequence includes these proteins:
- the LOC125436999 gene encoding uncharacterized protein LOC125436999 codes for MCPQKSTGTVNGGKHPVQNHLRTGQKINITDKPTFRKKLSSTCTSKLANRIFEDISIFETQKLHHVVSWRELLLDEHHTGDSPEEISQLFVRAILDHDSEKKVIQESRDTINKRPEYLDLTLLHTGASNGLSSSEISENISEQTEKGSTCLSDSSREEISHAQTIKYDQEFQEQREAKVWGDCEVEGHKCSTSIKNSHIMCKRDYSFSTTVDLHESLDSYFWPPLNDSSDEEWTDVVKAKRETLTKTHITSQNSASFLKSNHMIHTSISVLEDGLPSTRRATSFEKITLAAENLAEIGEKNKFKDFIWTLKFDNSSGFIDGAENTTKQVRSRNILFDPESQKDGLNCLSFHSQKKSRVQKKGTKSVHMAGMDKRFEENKCIGNEQTDNPFKGENNTGDETELELSLKKNPSILIHSLSTSFVLKSQGNTAWEVSPDSFDRHYKNHGCVEGDNVIQNSAPINVQDDINEYVSKGIIESPIGPKNSSVEFHIPRVKVDSIKKLSGHDKVLSNTHDNDNVLAQYYFYLNYLSQSKKPQLEEDNHSFSCEKLHYFSQEETLPIHCLSKNSNSMKDADPELVDHDFGPCGKNCHTDKRAEVIKPPEEQESKPVFTNSSPRSMPHLALTDKGKLGTLHSSKGKDSRQQHGTTFQGDEERNVVSMFHPSSCNWILIASI; via the exons ATGTGCCCTCAGAAATCCACTGGCACAGTAAATGGAGGGAAACATCCAGTTCAGAACCATCTAAGAACAGGacagaaaataaatattacagaTAAACCAACCTTCAGAAAAAAATTGAGCAGCACCTGTACTTCTAAGTTAGCTAACAGGATATTTGAGGATATCAGCATTTTTGAAACACAGAAACTCCATCATGTTGTCAGCTGGAGAGAACTGCTTCTTGATGAGCATCATACTGGTGACAGCCCGGAGGAAATTTCTCAGTTATTTGTAAGAGCTATCTTGGATCATGACAGTGAAAAAAAGGTGATTCAAGAGAGCAGAGATACCATAAATAAAAGGCCTGAATATTTGGATCTGACATTATTACATACAGGTGCTTCCAATGGATTAAGCAGTTCTGAAATATCTGAAAATATCTCGGAACAAACTGAAAAAGGGTCTACTTGTTTGTCGGACTCTTCTCGCGAGGAAATAAGTCATGCTCAGACAATCAAGTATGACCAGGAATTCCAGGAACAAAGGGAGGCCAAAGTTTGGGGAGATTGTGAGGTAGAAGGTCACAAATGCAGCACCAGCATTAAAAACTCTCATATCATGTGCAAAAGAGATTATTCATTTTCTACTACAGTAGATTTGCATGAAAGTCTTGACTCTTATTTTTGGCCTCCTCTTAATGATAGTTCAGATGAAGAGTGGACAGATGTTGTAAAAGCAAAGAGAGAGACGTTGACCAAGACTCACATAACTTCTCAAAACAGTGCTAGCTTTTTAAAGTCAAATCATATGATACATACTAGTATATCTGTGCTGGAAGATGGACTTCCCTCCACAAGAAGAGCTACCAGCTTTGAAAAGATTACTCTAGCAGCGGAGAACCTAGCAGAGATTGGAGAAAAGAATAAGTTCAAGGATTTCATATGGACCTTAAAATTTGACAACTCCAGTGGGTTTATTGATGGTGCTGAAAACACCACTAAACAGGTTAGAAGTAGAAATATCCTTTTTGATCCTGAGTCACAAAAAGATGGATTGAATTGTCTAAGTTTCCATTCTCAAAAGAAATCCAGAGTTCAAAAAAAGGGAACCAAATCTGTGCATATGGCAGGGATGGATAAAAGGTTTGAGGAAAATAAATGTATAGGAAATGAACAAACTGATAATCCATTCAAAGGAGAAAATAACACTGGAGATGAAACAGAATTAGAATTATCCCTGAAGAAAAATCCATCCATACTAATTCACAGTTTGAGTACAAGTTTTGTATTGAAGTCTCAGGGAAATACTGCTTGGGAAGTCAGTCCAGATAGTTTTGACCGTCATTATAAAAATCATGGCTGTGTTGAAGGTGATAATGTAATACAGAATTCAGCCCCCATAAATGTTCAAGATGATATCAATGAATATGTGTCCAAGGGCATTATCGAATCACCAATAGGTCCTAAAAATAGCTCAGTGGAATTCCACATCCCAAGAGTAAAAGTTGATAGCATTAAGAAGCTATCTGGGCATGATAAAGTCTTATCTAATACTCACGATAATGATAACGTATTGGCTCAGTATTATTTTTACTTGAATTATCTCAGCCAGTCTAAAAAACCTCAACTTGAAGAGGACAACCATTCATTTTCTTGTGAAAAACTTCATTACTTTTCTCAAGAAGAAACACTTCCTATTCACTGTCTCTCTAAAAATAGTAATAGTATGAAGGATGCAGATCCTGAACTTGTTGACCATGATTTTGGACCTTGTGGGAAGAATTGCCATACGGATAAAAGAGCTGAGGTTATAAAACCTCCTGAAGAACAGGAATCAAAACCTGTTTTTACAAACAGCAGTCCCAGATCTATGCCTCATCTTGCATTGACTGACAAGGGGAAACTTGGAACTCTACACAGTTCAAAAG GGAAAGACTCCAGGCAGCAGCATGGAACTACCTTTCAAGGCGATGAGGAAAGGAATGTGGTAAGCATGTTTCATCCTTCTAGCTGCAATTGGATTTTAATAGCATCAATTTGA